A stretch of Montipora capricornis isolate CH-2021 unplaced genomic scaffold, ASM3666992v2 scaffold_162, whole genome shotgun sequence DNA encodes these proteins:
- the LOC138034759 gene encoding uncharacterized protein, with product MGQLLLQPGNENLVIHQITDDVKKQEKESTGNGKCTDHKKCFSLPERDGSASLPPGLSEASCVAVVPLNQGIELEKVNDADSSFMEFVVTEGLGLEPEAKRNIVEVVMSQYSNNLRKVRDKLSQVGQRMLEEESAISLKKTQIKDLEEELALLKKDLVVNEKCLEDLRKQSKVLGKEEKLVKRKVSLCLEMQNQLDVNLKVKKISLP from the exons ATGGGACAGCTCCTCCTACAACCAGGGAACGAGAATTTAGTGATTCACCAAATTACTGATGATGTtaagaaacaagaaaaagaatCTACTGGAAATGGCAAATGCACAGATCACAAGAAGTGCTTTTCACTCCCAGAGAGAGATGGTTCAGCTTCATTGCCCCCAGGCCTGTCTGAGGCCTCCTGCGTGGCAGTGGTACCTTTGAATCAAGGCATTGAGTTGGAAAAAGTCAATGATGCAGACAGTTCTTTCATGGAGTTTGTTGTAACAGAAGGTCTAGGTCTGGAACCTGAAGCAAAGAGAAATATTGTAGAGGTTGTCATGTCCCAGTATTCCAATAATCTGAGAAAAGTTAGAGACAAGCTCTCACAGGTTGGGCAGCGGATGCTAGAGGAAGAAAGTGCTATTTCTTTGAAGAAAACACAAATCAAGGACTTGGAAGAGGAACTTGCATTGTTGAAGAAAGACCTTGTTGTAAATGAGAAGTGTCTTGAGGATTTGAGAAAACAAAGTAAGGTGTTGGGTAAGGAAGAAAAACTGGTGAAAAGAAAAGTGTCTCTCTGTTTGGAGATGCAAAATCAACTGGATGTGAATTTGAAAGTTAAAAAG ATTTCCCTTCCGTAA